One Streptosporangium sp. NBC_01495 DNA window includes the following coding sequences:
- a CDS encoding NUDIX hydrolase, with translation MERSSRRRASVTATVDLVILTVRQDQLQVLLIERGNQPYLGQSALPGGFVRDGETLDETALRELSEETGLDGRKLHLEQLHAYSDPDRDPRGRVITVAYLALGPDMPLPVAGTDATAARWEPISSALANDTSLAFDHAAILRDGLERARSQLEHTTVAAAFCPEPFTVGDLRRIYEAVWGFKLDPSNFRRKMTRTEGFLEPTGERRFPETGRPAALYRRGTASLLVPPLLRSSEVSS, from the coding sequence ATGGAAAGATCAAGTCGAAGACGGGCATCGGTCACCGCGACCGTTGATCTGGTGATCCTCACCGTTCGGCAGGATCAACTGCAGGTTCTGCTGATCGAGCGAGGCAATCAGCCATACCTGGGGCAGTCGGCATTACCTGGCGGTTTCGTCCGCGACGGGGAGACTCTGGACGAGACGGCACTACGGGAGTTGAGCGAGGAGACCGGGCTCGACGGCCGCAAGCTGCATCTGGAGCAGTTACACGCCTACAGCGACCCGGACCGCGATCCGCGGGGCAGAGTCATCACCGTGGCCTACCTGGCACTCGGCCCCGACATGCCGCTGCCCGTCGCAGGAACGGATGCCACAGCGGCACGCTGGGAGCCGATCTCATCCGCCCTCGCCAACGACACCTCGCTGGCCTTCGACCATGCCGCGATACTGCGCGATGGACTGGAACGGGCAAGGTCGCAGCTTGAGCACACCACGGTGGCCGCAGCGTTCTGCCCTGAGCCTTTCACCGTTGGCGACCTCCGCCGCATCTATGAGGCTGTGTGGGGATTCAAGCTCGATCCCAGCAACTTCCGCAGAAAGATGACACGAACGGAAGGATTCCTCGAACCCACGGGCGAACGCCGCTTTCCCGAGACCGGCAGGCCCGCGGCCCTCTACCGCCGGGGGACCGCATCGCTGCTGGTCCCGCCGTTGTTGCGGTCAAGCGAAGTCTCTTCCTGA
- a CDS encoding DUF5615 family PIN-like protein, protein MRLLLDENVSRPLHQAITAFVLGHEIVHLLDLDRWSGTRDENLYPRAAAEGFHVILTNDARQMQRPREVEAIAASGLHRIEYPHKHPGLIGLGLAIATVAAGLPAALALLAEADGQRLVTLRGVDPTSASRLRVVDPAMIPPKHWPSLT, encoded by the coding sequence GTGAGGCTGCTGCTGGATGAGAACGTGTCCCGGCCGCTCCACCAGGCCATCACCGCTTTCGTCCTGGGGCATGAGATCGTCCATCTGCTGGACCTCGATCGTTGGTCCGGAACACGGGATGAGAACCTCTATCCCCGGGCAGCGGCCGAAGGGTTTCACGTCATCCTGACCAACGACGCCCGACAGATGCAACGTCCCCGGGAAGTCGAGGCGATCGCCGCTTCCGGATTGCATCGGATCGAATACCCGCACAAGCATCCTGGCCTGATCGGACTCGGTCTCGCGATCGCCACGGTTGCCGCCGGACTGCCCGCTGCCCTGGCTCTTCTCGCCGAGGCGGACGGGCAACGTCTGGTGACCTTACGCGGCGTTGACCCGACCTCGGCCAGCCGCCTGCGCGTCGTCGACCCGGCCATGATCCCGCCGAAACACTGGCCGTCTCTGACGTAA
- a CDS encoding DUF433 domain-containing protein, whose product MTYDPKLAAALSGATLRQLAHWRKTGARRGAVLIPEISGTRPVLYSFRDVVALRTCVKLRNDASLQKIRRALDTLRGDLKEHDHLSSYTLVADGSSIYLAEPDQAVDLVRKKANVVIHEMVDVLQPFYRDGRHIPPLLRPRAHVTVDPAVRGGVPVIEGTRVPYDEVAALLRDGVLPERISEYYPSVTATAALDAADFADYVDSYDPPKEPREAAAG is encoded by the coding sequence ATGACGTACGACCCGAAATTGGCTGCCGCGCTGTCAGGCGCCACGCTCCGCCAGCTCGCGCATTGGCGCAAGACCGGCGCCAGACGGGGTGCGGTGCTGATACCGGAGATCTCCGGCACGCGACCTGTCCTCTACTCCTTTCGCGATGTGGTGGCGCTGCGAACCTGCGTCAAGCTGCGTAACGACGCCTCACTGCAGAAGATCAGGCGGGCACTCGACACGCTTCGTGGCGATCTGAAGGAGCACGACCATCTCTCGTCGTACACGCTGGTCGCCGATGGCAGCAGCATCTATCTGGCCGAGCCCGATCAGGCGGTCGATCTGGTACGAAAGAAGGCCAACGTGGTCATCCACGAGATGGTCGACGTCCTGCAGCCGTTCTATCGTGACGGCAGGCACATCCCGCCGTTGCTGCGACCTCGCGCGCACGTGACGGTGGACCCGGCGGTTCGCGGTGGGGTGCCCGTGATCGAGGGCACCCGCGTCCCCTATGACGAGGTCGCCGCACTGCTCCGAGACGGGGTTCTCCCGGAGCGGATCTCCGAGTACTACCCGAGCGTCACCGCCACGGCGGCCCTGGATGCCGCCGATTTCGCCGATTACGTCGACAGCTACGATCCCCCCAAGGAGCCGCGTGAGGCTGCTGCTGGATGA
- a CDS encoding helix-turn-helix transcriptional regulator — MGELCGGKGRPELARARKRRGMTQEAAAEAVGVSAAAWGRWERGEQGVRAYSRQRIAAVFEVDAMEVERWIEGWAFTATSSWPNADFGDGSQAATVKAVTHLWRCELDSSRREMLAALPFVPAALGEWLVSWSYGVPVESTAHHGSGPLVGLSDVTRINESHRAFGQMDQRFGAGVVRPVVMNYLNSSVTPLLRGRYNDKVGAELMVAAAGMTELAGWTAFDLGHHGKAQHHFGQALKLAKAGNDLLAGAWVLMTLTQQAIYLQQPRWAEWLARAAVDTARRAGAPPRVMALMLVKEAGAMASRTKGDATPDGHVAKQVERLLAEAERAYDQGSDDRDPEWLASYGRPGLVAAMGCCWQQIGEHRRAAAFAETAIQGYDGRFIRAVQFVQVNAAEAYLGTGELEQGIARARAAIPAIKALASPRLVERLRQFAGQLEPYKGSMMVREFRDHLNHELAA, encoded by the coding sequence GTGGGTGAGCTGTGCGGCGGTAAGGGGCGTCCTGAGCTGGCCAGGGCACGCAAACGGCGGGGCATGACCCAGGAGGCGGCGGCGGAGGCAGTCGGGGTGTCCGCTGCGGCCTGGGGGCGGTGGGAGCGGGGCGAGCAGGGGGTCAGGGCCTACAGTCGGCAGCGGATCGCCGCCGTGTTCGAGGTGGACGCGATGGAGGTCGAGCGGTGGATAGAAGGGTGGGCCTTCACAGCGACATCATCGTGGCCGAACGCCGACTTCGGAGACGGTTCACAGGCGGCTACGGTGAAGGCGGTCACGCATCTGTGGAGGTGTGAGTTGGACTCGTCCCGGCGCGAAATGCTGGCCGCGTTGCCGTTCGTGCCCGCCGCCTTGGGTGAGTGGCTGGTCTCCTGGAGCTACGGCGTCCCCGTCGAGTCGACCGCGCATCACGGATCCGGGCCGCTCGTGGGTCTCTCCGACGTCACCCGGATCAACGAGTCCCACAGGGCGTTCGGCCAGATGGACCAGCGGTTCGGGGCCGGGGTGGTGCGCCCGGTGGTCATGAACTATTTGAACAGCAGCGTGACACCACTACTGCGTGGTCGCTACAACGACAAGGTCGGGGCCGAACTGATGGTCGCGGCGGCGGGGATGACCGAGTTGGCCGGCTGGACCGCCTTCGACCTCGGCCACCATGGCAAGGCTCAACACCACTTCGGCCAGGCCCTCAAGCTGGCGAAGGCTGGGAACGACCTCCTCGCGGGCGCCTGGGTGCTGATGACGCTGACCCAACAGGCGATCTATCTGCAGCAGCCCAGGTGGGCGGAATGGCTGGCCCGCGCCGCCGTCGACACCGCACGCCGCGCCGGAGCGCCTCCACGTGTCATGGCGCTGATGCTGGTCAAGGAGGCCGGGGCCATGGCTTCGCGGACCAAGGGGGACGCGACCCCTGACGGGCATGTCGCCAAGCAGGTCGAGCGACTGCTCGCCGAGGCCGAGCGCGCGTATGACCAGGGTTCCGACGACCGCGACCCGGAGTGGCTGGCCTCGTACGGCAGACCGGGGCTGGTCGCGGCCATGGGCTGCTGCTGGCAGCAGATCGGCGAGCACCGACGAGCGGCCGCCTTCGCGGAAACGGCGATACAGGGCTACGACGGACGCTTCATCCGCGCGGTGCAATTTGTCCAGGTCAACGCTGCTGAGGCGTACCTCGGGACGGGTGAGCTGGAGCAGGGGATCGCTCGCGCACGGGCCGCGATTCCGGCGATCAAGGCGCTGGCCTCCCCTCGGCTGGTGGAGCGCCTGCGGCAGTTCGCCGGTCAGCTTGAGCCGTACAAGGGCAGCATGATGGTCCGCGAGTTCCGCGACCATCTCAACCACGAACTCGCCGCCTGA
- a CDS encoding ATP-binding protein, with protein sequence MRAADDIPPSAQHHPAESPSPLPDQGWRHLGATGQSAAAAVWETGAAGGEGDATRRGDIRALVKVLRPGSASRRARAVVREVLQQAGLPDDDIDTAELIVAELAANAEKHARPPYELRVFSLDGTPTWCEIVDGDQDLHEIRIILNLLHSVEEIGLPLLAENGRGLLLAHRLSHGHCQTYPVVTLTTATPGKAVAFALPTLSGNRLIFPSLPDFSEFRHRSSG encoded by the coding sequence ATGCGGGCAGCCGACGACATCCCCCCAAGTGCCCAGCACCACCCGGCTGAAAGCCCGTCTCCCTTGCCGGACCAGGGCTGGAGACACCTCGGCGCAACCGGCCAGAGCGCCGCTGCGGCGGTGTGGGAGACCGGGGCGGCGGGAGGGGAGGGTGATGCGACGAGGCGGGGTGACATCCGTGCGCTGGTGAAGGTCCTGCGACCCGGCTCCGCCTCGCGCCGCGCCCGCGCCGTCGTCCGGGAGGTGCTCCAGCAAGCCGGCCTGCCCGACGACGACATCGACACCGCCGAACTCATCGTCGCCGAACTCGCCGCCAACGCCGAGAAGCATGCCCGCCCTCCATACGAGCTGCGCGTCTTCAGCCTGGACGGCACCCCCACCTGGTGCGAGATCGTCGACGGGGACCAGGACCTGCACGAGATCCGCATCATCCTCAACCTGCTGCACTCGGTGGAGGAGATCGGCCTGCCTCTGCTCGCCGAGAACGGTCGCGGACTGCTCCTGGCCCACCGGCTCTCGCACGGCCACTGCCAGACCTATCCGGTCGTCACCCTCACCACCGCCACCCCCGGTAAGGCCGTCGCCTTCGCTCTGCCCACCCTCTCCGGCAACCGTCTGATCTTCCCGTCCCTCCCCGATTTCTCCGAATTCCGACACCGGTCATCGGGGTAA
- a CDS encoding PPOX class F420-dependent oxidoreductase: protein MSKPPLPDEAVAMLRKPNPAVITTLRPDGRPVSTATWYLWDDGRILVNMDEGRKRLEHLRDDPRVSLTVLDGSDWYTHVSVIGHVAEMREDRDLADIDRVARHYLGKPYPRRDRGRVGAWIEIDGWHGWGAHKDNNQPG from the coding sequence ATGTCAAAGCCACCGCTTCCCGATGAGGCAGTCGCCATGCTGAGGAAGCCGAATCCCGCCGTCATCACGACGCTTCGGCCCGACGGCCGGCCCGTGTCCACGGCCACCTGGTATCTCTGGGACGACGGCCGGATCCTGGTCAACATGGACGAGGGCCGCAAGCGGCTGGAGCACCTGCGCGACGATCCCCGGGTCTCCCTCACCGTGCTCGACGGGAGCGACTGGTACACCCACGTCAGCGTTATCGGGCATGTCGCCGAGATGCGTGAGGACAGGGATCTGGCCGACATCGACAGGGTGGCCCGGCACTACCTCGGGAAGCCGTACCCGCGGCGGGACCGCGGCCGGGTCGGCGCCTGGATCGAGATCGACGGCTGGCACGGCTGGGGCGCGCACAAGGACAACAACCAGCCCGGCTGA
- a CDS encoding glycosyltransferase: MRVLIIGIGTRGDVAPYTGLGSRLRAAGHEVAIAAHEPYADMVKACGLEFRPIPGDPIPLLRAGKGGERTSVAAKLEMFAEYERQTGEGVVDAAEHGADVLLLSVPASAGTHVAEAMGVPSMGVYLQPVDPTGDFPLVVGALTRSLGRWGNKATSRLAFTTPSPLYLGAKKLRARLGLPGTTATALYRRRESTRWPVFHGFSPSVLPRPADWREGLQVTGYWWPESSPDWRPPAKLADFLESGPPPVFIGFGSMGSGPLARFGEVAVAALRRAGLRGVLQTGAADPALDDDDVLHIGDVPHAWLFPRMAAVAHHAGCGTTAAGLRAGVPAVGIPAMTDQPLWASRLTALGVGPAAIPLRRLSAERLAAALGAAVSDRSYRDRARILAGQVEAEDGAGAVVEAVGRLGD; encoded by the coding sequence ATGCGAGTGCTGATCATCGGGATCGGCACCCGAGGCGACGTCGCCCCCTACACCGGGCTGGGCAGCCGGCTCCGGGCCGCCGGGCACGAGGTGGCGATCGCGGCCCATGAGCCGTACGCCGACATGGTGAAAGCGTGCGGTCTGGAGTTTCGCCCGATCCCCGGCGACCCGATCCCCCTTCTTCGGGCGGGCAAGGGAGGCGAGAGGACGTCCGTCGCCGCCAAGCTCGAGATGTTCGCCGAGTATGAGCGCCAGACGGGCGAGGGGGTCGTGGACGCGGCCGAGCATGGCGCCGACGTGCTGCTTCTCAGCGTGCCGGCCTCGGCGGGAACTCACGTGGCCGAGGCCATGGGCGTTCCGAGCATGGGGGTGTACCTCCAGCCCGTCGATCCGACCGGTGACTTTCCCCTGGTCGTGGGTGCCCTCACCCGTTCGCTGGGCCGCTGGGGCAACAAGGCGACGTCCCGGCTGGCGTTCACCACACCGTCGCCGCTCTATCTGGGGGCGAAGAAGTTGCGTGCCCGTCTGGGGCTTCCCGGCACCACCGCCACCGCGTTGTACCGTCGTCGCGAGTCCACCCGCTGGCCGGTCTTCCACGGCTTCAGCCCGAGCGTGCTGCCGCGCCCGGCCGACTGGCGGGAGGGACTCCAGGTGACCGGCTACTGGTGGCCGGAGAGTTCGCCCGACTGGCGGCCGCCCGCGAAGCTGGCCGATTTCCTGGAGTCGGGGCCGCCACCGGTGTTCATCGGGTTCGGCAGCATGGGCTCCGGCCCCCTCGCGCGGTTCGGCGAGGTGGCCGTGGCCGCGCTACGGCGGGCCGGGCTGCGCGGGGTGCTGCAGACCGGCGCGGCCGACCCGGCCCTCGACGATGACGACGTGCTCCACATCGGAGACGTGCCGCATGCCTGGCTGTTCCCCCGGATGGCCGCGGTGGCGCACCACGCCGGATGTGGAACCACGGCGGCCGGGCTGCGCGCCGGCGTGCCCGCCGTCGGCATACCGGCGATGACCGACCAGCCGTTGTGGGCCTCGCGTCTCACCGCACTCGGTGTGGGACCGGCCGCGATCCCTCTCAGGCGACTGTCGGCCGAGCGGCTCGCGGCCGCACTCGGCGCCGCCGTGTCGGATCGGTCCTATCGCGACAGAGCCCGGATTCTCGCGGGACAGGTCGAGGCCGAGGACGGTGCCGGAGCCGTCGTCGAGGCGGTGGGCAGGCTCGGCGACTGA
- a CDS encoding response regulator transcription factor, whose translation MTAIRVLVCDDEQLLREALTRLVGAAEDLTVVGAVGDGAAAVTAAVEHRPDVVLMDIRMPVMDGIEATRRIVAGRGTARTRVLILTTYDLDSYVYAGLQAGASGFLLKDAPGERIRDGIRIVATGQSVLAPEATTRMIEALQPVMPTAEDHALRQAAHRLTDRERQVCELIAEGLSNDDIARRLVISRYTVKVHVSSILAKLGLPDRVHVLLAWTRLRTLRLR comes from the coding sequence GTGACCGCGATCCGGGTGCTGGTCTGCGACGACGAGCAGCTGTTGCGGGAGGCGCTGACCCGGCTGGTCGGGGCGGCGGAGGATCTCACCGTGGTCGGCGCCGTCGGCGACGGCGCCGCCGCGGTCACCGCGGCCGTCGAGCATCGGCCCGACGTGGTGCTCATGGACATCAGGATGCCCGTCATGGACGGGATCGAGGCGACCCGCAGGATCGTCGCCGGGCGCGGCACCGCGCGGACCCGCGTCCTGATCCTCACCACGTACGACCTCGACAGTTACGTGTACGCGGGGTTGCAGGCCGGTGCGAGCGGGTTCCTGCTCAAGGACGCGCCCGGCGAACGGATCCGCGACGGCATCCGCATCGTCGCGACCGGCCAGTCCGTCCTGGCACCGGAGGCGACCACCCGGATGATCGAGGCGCTGCAGCCCGTGATGCCCACGGCCGAGGACCACGCGTTGCGGCAGGCGGCCCACCGGCTCACCGACCGGGAACGCCAGGTCTGCGAGCTGATCGCGGAGGGCCTGTCCAACGACGACATCGCGCGTCGGCTCGTGATCAGCCGCTACACGGTGAAGGTCCACGTGTCGAGCATCCTGGCCAAGCTCGGCCTGCCGGACCGGGTGCACGTCCTGCTCGCCTGGACCCGCCTGCGCACCCTGCGCCTGCGCTGA
- a CDS encoding sensor histidine kinase produces MSDGLLVLLPPLVGWLVGLASGLGDTLWILLALTFTQSLVLMWYRRFPLAVLVVVGALDLVLALLKMPIMVGYLVAASRLGGWGRGNRQRIGVLSGLAVLLVGLPLAVIHDGEPMTVAAVFSAMAVLFLGFWAVGRVEGRQRARIWELQARSRRLEAERELAERRAAERERALLARELHDILNHSVTAMVLDAEAAADTGEEAEATLRRVANTGRESLAELRRLLGVLREPPDGHDPLVPPPRLDQLEDLVTSSPPGGPRVRLERDGDVRQVDASIELAAYRVVQESLTNVAKHAGAVDVRVVLTYSPDRLEIRVGNPVPGPPSRDGDGGPGGTPGNGGGVGLIGMRERVELLGGSVRVVRNPGDFEVRATLPLRNAS; encoded by the coding sequence GTGAGCGACGGCCTGCTCGTCCTGCTCCCCCCGCTGGTCGGCTGGCTGGTCGGGCTCGCGAGCGGGCTCGGGGACACGCTCTGGATCCTGCTCGCCCTGACCTTCACGCAGTCGCTGGTCCTGATGTGGTACCGGCGGTTCCCGCTCGCGGTGCTGGTCGTCGTCGGCGCTCTGGACCTGGTGCTCGCCCTGCTCAAGATGCCGATCATGGTCGGTTACCTGGTCGCCGCCTCCCGCCTCGGAGGGTGGGGCCGGGGCAACCGGCAGAGGATCGGTGTGCTGTCGGGACTGGCGGTGCTGCTCGTCGGACTGCCGCTCGCGGTCATCCACGACGGTGAGCCGATGACGGTGGCGGCGGTGTTCTCGGCGATGGCGGTCCTCTTCCTCGGGTTCTGGGCGGTCGGCCGAGTCGAGGGCAGGCAGCGCGCCCGGATCTGGGAGCTCCAGGCGCGCTCGCGGCGGCTGGAGGCCGAACGGGAACTGGCCGAGAGGCGTGCCGCCGAGCGCGAGCGCGCCCTGCTGGCCAGAGAGCTGCACGACATCCTCAACCACTCGGTGACCGCCATGGTGCTGGACGCCGAGGCGGCGGCCGACACCGGGGAGGAGGCCGAGGCGACGCTGCGGCGGGTGGCGAACACCGGCAGGGAGTCACTGGCGGAGCTTCGCCGGCTGCTCGGCGTGCTCAGGGAGCCACCCGACGGGCACGACCCGCTCGTCCCGCCCCCCAGGCTGGACCAGCTGGAGGACCTGGTGACGTCCTCACCTCCCGGCGGCCCGCGGGTCCGGCTGGAACGCGACGGGGACGTACGGCAGGTCGACGCCAGTATCGAGCTGGCGGCCTACCGAGTCGTCCAGGAGTCGTTGACGAACGTCGCCAAGCACGCCGGCGCGGTGGACGTCCGGGTGGTGTTGACCTACTCTCCGGACCGGCTGGAGATCCGGGTCGGCAACCCCGTACCCGGCCCGCCGTCGCGGGACGGTGACGGCGGGCCGGGGGGAACGCCGGGGAACGGGGGCGGGGTGGGACTGATCGGCATGCGGGAACGCGTCGAGCTGCTCGGCGGGTCGGTGCGGGTGGTCAGGAATCCGGGCGACTTCGAGGTACGCGCGACGCTGCCACTGCGGAACGCCTCGTGA
- a CDS encoding FixH family protein yields the protein MTWRRVMVALLVIAGAIWGYGVLGGGTPGPVELAGTGARYAIGVALDRARPGPVEIKITATTAKEPVTPAAVAEVSVFAVMPHMGHITAEIPARRERPGRFVARGELFTMAGVWEIAVRVDGPSGTEVIRVNTLVGE from the coding sequence ATGACATGGCGTCGTGTCATGGTCGCGCTGCTGGTCATCGCCGGTGCGATCTGGGGATACGGGGTGCTCGGGGGAGGCACGCCCGGCCCGGTCGAGCTGGCGGGAACGGGCGCGCGCTACGCGATCGGCGTCGCGCTGGACAGGGCGCGCCCCGGACCGGTCGAGATCAAGATCACGGCCACCACGGCGAAGGAGCCGGTCACCCCGGCCGCCGTGGCGGAGGTCTCGGTCTTCGCGGTGATGCCGCACATGGGCCACATCACCGCCGAGATTCCCGCGCGGCGGGAGCGACCCGGCCGGTTCGTCGCCCGCGGCGAGCTCTTCACCATGGCGGGGGTCTGGGAGATCGCGGTCCGGGTGGACGGACCGTCAGGCACCGAGGTCATCAGAGTCAACACGCTGGTCGGAGAATAG